One Paraburkholderia phytofirmans OLGA172 genomic window carries:
- a CDS encoding diguanylate cyclase produces the protein MVADRMVQQELDAALRTQRQMSTSIVDNMAEVIASDLAMSRAIPATMAEMDVVQHALVQSQNYAANGEAAEPALHAALLKDPQMLAVGNFLHDAQGFSGLDQIWLVNANGICVASSSAINNPLAAERSFVGVDMRTRGYLTNALLGAFSEAYGVGRLSGEPGIFIAAPVYADGLLVGVVVAKVGIARLRHWVAHAGTFVADENGVIIMAHKSELEGRALPNSRITQMSADERMTTYRREILPDIRIQVDTQVRAQAPWVPATVAGQLFGMSAQPAPSLYQARSGLNSGLSAHLVDPLAAWPELLRNHKRDHLLVFLTLAGTVALAWVITVSYVRERRHHRATRDLAEQLQSANTLLSAEARHDALTGALSRRYFLDLLRHEIERAHAGNEPLCMAIADLDHFKQINDRFGHAAGDRALEHFVDTCRAELRGTDAIGRLGGEEFGLLLPATNLAAGREVVERLRLRLKAIPSPRLPASVGLSVSIGITELSADDLPERIMSRADMALYAAKSGGRDRTEALPPDDTAPPARTVANAW, from the coding sequence ATGGTCGCGGACCGGATGGTACAGCAAGAGCTGGACGCGGCCTTGCGCACGCAGCGGCAAATGTCCACGTCGATCGTCGACAACATGGCGGAAGTGATCGCCAGCGACCTTGCGATGTCTCGGGCCATCCCCGCAACCATGGCCGAAATGGACGTGGTCCAGCACGCGCTGGTGCAATCCCAGAATTATGCCGCGAACGGCGAAGCGGCGGAACCCGCCTTGCACGCCGCGTTGTTAAAAGACCCGCAGATGCTCGCCGTCGGCAATTTCCTGCATGATGCACAAGGCTTCTCCGGGCTCGACCAGATCTGGCTCGTCAATGCGAACGGCATCTGCGTCGCATCGAGCAGCGCCATCAATAACCCGCTCGCCGCGGAACGCTCCTTCGTCGGCGTCGACATGCGCACGCGCGGCTACCTGACGAATGCCCTGCTCGGCGCGTTTTCGGAAGCCTATGGCGTCGGCCGCCTGAGCGGCGAGCCGGGCATCTTCATCGCGGCGCCGGTTTACGCCGACGGCCTGCTGGTCGGGGTGGTGGTGGCCAAGGTGGGGATCGCGCGGCTGCGCCACTGGGTCGCGCATGCCGGCACCTTCGTCGCCGACGAGAACGGCGTCATCATCATGGCGCACAAAAGCGAACTTGAAGGCCGGGCGCTGCCAAACTCGCGCATCACCCAGATGAGCGCCGACGAGCGCATGACCACCTATCGCCGCGAAATCCTCCCCGACATCCGGATTCAGGTCGACACGCAGGTGCGCGCACAGGCGCCCTGGGTGCCTGCAACCGTCGCCGGCCAGCTGTTCGGCATGAGCGCTCAGCCGGCGCCGTCGCTGTATCAGGCACGCAGCGGTCTGAATTCGGGGCTGTCGGCGCATCTGGTCGATCCGCTCGCGGCGTGGCCCGAATTGCTGCGCAATCACAAGCGCGACCATCTGCTGGTGTTTCTGACGCTGGCCGGCACGGTCGCGCTCGCGTGGGTGATCACCGTGTCGTACGTGCGCGAGCGGCGCCACCATCGCGCCACGCGCGATCTTGCAGAGCAATTGCAATCGGCCAACACCCTGCTCTCAGCCGAGGCGCGCCACGATGCGTTGACCGGCGCGCTGTCGCGGCGCTACTTCCTCGACCTGCTGCGCCACGAGATCGAACGTGCGCATGCGGGCAATGAGCCGCTGTGCATGGCGATCGCCGACCTCGACCACTTCAAGCAGATCAACGACCGCTTCGGCCACGCCGCCGGCGACCGCGCGCTCGAACATTTCGTCGACACCTGCCGGGCCGAGTTGCGCGGCACCGATGCGATCGGCCGGCTAGGCGGCGAAGAGTTCGGCCTGCTGCTGCCGGCCACGAATCTGGCGGCCGGGCGCGAAGTTGTCGAACGCTTGCGGCTGCGTCTAAAGGCGATTCCTTCGCCGAGGCTGCCGGCTTCGGTGGGCCTGAGCGTGAGCATCGGCATCACCGAACTCTCCGCCGACGATCTGCCCGAGCGCATCATGAGCCGCGCCGACATGGCGCTTTACGCCGCGAAGTCGGGCGGCCGCGACCGCACCGAAGCACTTCCGCCCGACGATACCGCGCCGCCCGCGCGGACGGTGGCCAACGCCTGGTGA
- a CDS encoding ABC transporter permease gives MDFSFDLKRTANASAWRLLPNGWDFVAFPLIICVIAMAAIGFHQTLAPMSTLKTQVISLDPSNLPEYAMRTTLRMLAAMVASLTFTLIYGTLAAKSRRAGLVLVPILDILQSVPVLGYISFTVTFFLALFPGRVLGAELAAIFAIFTSQAWNMTFSFYQSLRTVPRDLDEVSRGFHLTGWQRFWKLEVPFSMPGLIWNMMMSMSGGWFFVVASEAITVGNNTITLPGIGAYLAQAISDKNMHAIGWVILAMTVVILAYDQFLFRPLVAWADKFRMETTSSGNAPESWLLDLIRRTRLIHRLLVPMGWIFANAARVPMRLPAFDRVRFAIPQREKSSRVGDIVWGILVILLTVYVVYRVVAYVRTGVTLDEVGHVLVLGLITLLRVALLIAMSSLIWVPLGVLIGLRPALAEKIQPLAQFLAAFPANLLFPVFVIVIVRFHLNPDIWLSPLIVLGTQWYILFNVIAGASSYPNDYREAATNFGIRGWQWWRRAMLPGIFPYYVTGAITASGGAWNASIVAEFVQWGDTKVVAHGLGSYIAQTTAAGDFPKIILGIAVMSLFVTLFNRLLWRPMYAYAESKLRLD, from the coding sequence ATGGACTTCAGTTTCGACCTGAAACGCACCGCCAATGCTTCGGCGTGGCGATTGCTGCCTAACGGCTGGGATTTCGTCGCCTTCCCGTTGATCATCTGCGTGATCGCGATGGCTGCAATTGGCTTTCATCAGACGCTGGCGCCGATGTCGACGTTGAAGACCCAGGTCATCTCGCTCGACCCGTCGAACCTGCCTGAATATGCAATGCGCACGACGCTGCGCATGCTCGCGGCGATGGTGGCGTCGCTGACCTTTACGCTGATTTACGGCACGCTTGCCGCGAAGAGCCGCCGTGCGGGCCTCGTGCTGGTGCCGATTCTCGACATCCTGCAGTCGGTGCCGGTGCTGGGCTACATTTCGTTTACGGTCACGTTTTTCCTCGCGTTGTTCCCGGGGCGCGTGCTGGGTGCGGAGCTTGCGGCGATCTTCGCGATCTTCACGAGCCAGGCGTGGAACATGACCTTCAGTTTCTACCAGTCGCTGCGCACGGTGCCGCGCGATCTGGATGAAGTCTCGCGGGGTTTCCATCTGACGGGATGGCAGCGCTTCTGGAAGCTCGAAGTGCCATTCTCGATGCCCGGCCTCATCTGGAACATGATGATGTCGATGTCGGGCGGCTGGTTCTTCGTGGTGGCCTCCGAAGCCATCACGGTGGGCAACAACACGATCACCCTGCCGGGGATCGGCGCGTATCTGGCGCAGGCGATCTCCGACAAGAACATGCACGCGATCGGCTGGGTGATTCTGGCGATGACGGTCGTGATCCTGGCCTACGACCAGTTCCTGTTCCGTCCGCTCGTCGCATGGGCGGACAAGTTCCGTATGGAAACGACCAGCTCCGGCAATGCCCCGGAGTCGTGGCTGCTCGACCTGATCCGCCGGACCCGCCTGATTCACCGCCTGCTCGTGCCGATGGGCTGGATCTTCGCGAACGCCGCACGCGTGCCGATGCGTCTGCCGGCATTCGACCGCGTTCGCTTCGCGATTCCGCAGCGCGAGAAATCGTCGCGCGTGGGCGACATTGTGTGGGGGATCCTGGTGATCCTCCTTACCGTGTATGTGGTCTATCGTGTCGTGGCTTACGTGCGCACCGGCGTGACGCTCGACGAAGTGGGCCACGTGCTCGTGCTGGGCCTCATCACACTGCTGCGCGTGGCGCTGCTGATTGCGATGTCGTCGCTGATCTGGGTGCCGCTCGGCGTGCTGATCGGACTGCGTCCGGCGCTCGCCGAGAAGATCCAGCCGCTCGCGCAGTTTCTGGCCGCGTTCCCGGCCAACCTGCTGTTCCCGGTATTCGTGATCGTGATCGTGCGCTTTCACCTGAACCCGGACATCTGGCTGTCGCCGCTGATCGTGCTCGGCACCCAGTGGTATATCCTGTTCAATGTGATTGCGGGCGCCAGTTCCTACCCGAACGACTACCGCGAAGCGGCCACCAACTTCGGCATCCGCGGCTGGCAGTGGTGGCGCAGGGCGATGCTGCCGGGGATCTTCCCCTACTACGTGACGGGCGCGATTACCGCTTCCGGTGGCGCGTGGAACGCGAGTATCGTCGCCGAGTTCGTCCAGTGGGGCGATACCAAAGTCGTCGCACACGGTCTGGGCTCATACATCGCGCAGACGACCGCCGCGGGCGATTTTCCGAAGATCATTCTCGGCATTGCCGTGATGTCCCTCTTTGTGACCTTGTTCAACCGCCTGCTGTGGCGTCCGATGTACGCCTATGCCGAGTCCAAGCTTCGGCTCGATTGA
- a CDS encoding AAA-associated domain-containing protein, with protein sequence MQNPKAAVTAAPVQTPPMPPRLGEEILCVKDVCRGFNKTQGELLVLDDVNLSLREGEIVGMLGRSGSGKSTLLRIIAGLIEPTDGEVTYMSKPLAGPAKGVAMVFQTFALFPWLTVLQNVEAGLEAQGVGARERRERALAAIDLIGLDGFENAYPRELSGGMRQRVGFARALVVDPTLLLMDEPFSALDVLTAETLRTDLLDLWTQGRMPIKSVLIVTHNIEEAVFMCDRILVLSSNPGRVIAEIKVPFKHPRNRLDPAFRRLVDEIYAKMTARQTGEATKKGLELGSWLPHVSTNLMAGLIETLAAAPYHGRADMPEIARSLHLEVDDLFPVAEVLQHLGFADVREGDIFLTPPARVFSEFGTQERKMMFAEHLLRHVPLAARIKKVLNERPGHRAPRVRFEQELEDFLSDSAAEETLDAVINWGRYGEIFSYNDQTEIFSLEDVES encoded by the coding sequence ATGCAAAATCCTAAAGCTGCCGTAACCGCCGCGCCGGTCCAGACGCCGCCGATGCCTCCGCGCCTGGGCGAGGAGATTCTGTGCGTCAAGGACGTGTGCAGAGGGTTCAACAAGACTCAAGGTGAGTTGCTCGTCCTCGACGATGTGAACCTGTCGCTGCGCGAAGGCGAGATCGTCGGCATGCTGGGCCGTTCGGGATCCGGCAAGTCGACCCTGTTGCGCATTATCGCCGGCCTGATCGAGCCGACCGACGGCGAAGTGACGTATATGAGCAAGCCGCTCGCCGGCCCGGCGAAGGGCGTCGCGATGGTGTTCCAGACCTTCGCGCTGTTCCCATGGCTGACCGTGCTGCAGAACGTGGAAGCGGGCCTCGAAGCGCAAGGCGTGGGTGCGCGCGAGCGCCGCGAGCGCGCGTTGGCCGCGATCGACCTGATCGGTCTCGACGGTTTTGAAAACGCGTATCCGCGCGAATTGTCGGGCGGCATGCGTCAGCGCGTCGGCTTTGCGCGCGCGCTGGTGGTCGATCCGACGCTGCTGCTGATGGACGAGCCGTTTTCCGCACTCGACGTGCTGACCGCCGAAACGTTGCGTACCGACCTGCTCGACCTGTGGACGCAAGGCCGCATGCCGATCAAATCGGTGCTGATCGTCACGCACAACATCGAGGAAGCGGTGTTCATGTGCGACCGCATTCTGGTGCTGTCGTCGAACCCGGGCCGCGTAATCGCCGAGATCAAGGTGCCGTTCAAGCATCCGCGCAACCGGCTGGATCCGGCGTTCCGCCGTCTGGTCGACGAGATCTACGCAAAGATGACCGCGCGCCAGACCGGCGAAGCGACCAAGAAGGGGCTCGAACTCGGCAGCTGGCTGCCGCATGTGTCGACCAACCTGATGGCCGGTCTGATCGAAACGCTGGCCGCTGCGCCGTACCACGGCCGCGCCGACATGCCGGAAATCGCCCGCTCGCTGCATCTGGAGGTGGACGATCTGTTCCCGGTTGCCGAAGTGCTGCAGCACCTGGGTTTCGCCGACGTGCGCGAAGGCGATATTTTCCTGACGCCGCCGGCGCGCGTGTTCTCTGAATTCGGCACGCAGGAACGCAAGATGATGTTCGCCGAGCACCTGCTGCGCCATGTGCCGTTGGCCGCGCGGATCAAGAAGGTGTTGAACGAGCGCCCGGGGCATCGTGCGCCACGCGTGCGCTTCGAGCAGGAACTGGAAGATTTCTTGTCGGACAGCGCGGCGGAAGAGACGCTCGACGCAGTGATCAACTGGGGCCGTTATGGCGAGATCTTCTCGTACAACGACCAGACGGAAATTTTCAGTCTGGAAGACGTGGAGTCTTAA
- a CDS encoding sigma-54 interaction domain-containing protein — MASIDLDPAAVSAAQTKQRVADGVAGLKSYGLLYGSSPVMLDLYEQIERVAGTDATALIIGESGTGKELIARTIHDQSSRKDAPFVAVNCGAIPDELIEAELFGHEKGSFTGAVQGRVGYFEHANGGTLFLDEITEMAPVRQVKLLRALETGTFFRVGGNELISGDVRVIAATNRDPAVAVKENGLREDLMYRLAVFPLRAPPLRERESDRELLAQHFLALLNQQESTSKSFSKRSIETLRTWSWPGNVRELKNAVYRAFILAEKTVELPHPHLASRVKKPVTQGDAMSVWIGTPLADAQKQIILGTLKYCGGDKRRAAKALGVSLKTLYNRLSLYGDEGAEEETEQ, encoded by the coding sequence ATGGCGTCAATCGATCTGGACCCGGCCGCCGTCTCCGCCGCACAGACGAAGCAGCGCGTCGCGGACGGCGTCGCGGGACTGAAATCGTATGGGCTGCTGTATGGCTCGTCGCCGGTGATGCTCGATCTGTACGAACAGATCGAACGCGTCGCCGGCACCGACGCGACCGCGCTGATCATCGGCGAATCCGGCACCGGCAAGGAACTGATTGCCCGCACGATCCACGATCAAAGCAGCCGCAAGGACGCCCCGTTTGTCGCCGTGAACTGCGGCGCGATTCCCGACGAACTCATCGAAGCCGAATTGTTCGGCCACGAAAAAGGCAGCTTCACCGGTGCGGTTCAAGGCCGCGTCGGCTACTTCGAACATGCGAACGGCGGCACGCTGTTCCTCGACGAAATCACTGAAATGGCGCCGGTGCGCCAGGTCAAACTCTTGCGCGCGCTCGAGACCGGCACGTTTTTTCGCGTCGGCGGCAACGAACTGATTAGCGGCGACGTGCGCGTGATCGCGGCGACCAATCGCGACCCCGCGGTAGCGGTGAAAGAAAACGGTCTGCGCGAAGACCTGATGTACCGGCTCGCGGTTTTTCCGTTGCGCGCGCCGCCGTTGCGCGAGCGCGAGAGCGATCGCGAACTGCTCGCGCAACACTTCCTTGCCTTACTGAATCAGCAGGAAAGCACGAGCAAGAGCTTCAGCAAACGGTCGATCGAAACCCTGCGGACCTGGTCGTGGCCGGGCAACGTGCGCGAGTTGAAGAACGCGGTGTATCGCGCGTTCATTCTCGCGGAGAAAACGGTCGAGTTGCCGCATCCGCATCTCGCCTCGCGCGTGAAAAAGCCGGTGACGCAGGGCGACGCGATGAGCGTGTGGATCGGCACCCCGCTCGCCGATGCGCAAAAGCAGATCATTCTCGGCACGCTCAAGTATTGCGGCGGCGACAAGCGGCGCGCCGCCAAAGCGCTCGGCGTGAGTCTGAAAACGCTCTACAACCGCTTGAGCTTGTACGGCGACGAAGGCGCGGAAGAAGAAACCGAGCAGTAA
- a CDS encoding DUF883 family protein: MTDTRQQLALGGQKMVEDLRVLLTDSEEMLRLAANVPGEGVDALRERLGAHVQTLQSALGDAQQNAQRRYRAATVNTERYVRHNPWRSIGIAAGAGFLLGVLSAR; this comes from the coding sequence ATGACTGACACCAGGCAACAGCTCGCACTCGGCGGGCAGAAGATGGTCGAGGATCTGAGAGTGCTGCTGACGGACTCCGAAGAGATGCTGCGGCTTGCCGCCAACGTGCCGGGCGAGGGCGTCGATGCGCTGCGCGAGCGCTTGGGGGCGCATGTCCAAACGCTGCAATCCGCGCTCGGCGATGCACAACAGAACGCGCAGCGCCGCTATCGGGCCGCGACCGTCAATACCGAACGCTATGTGCGGCACAACCCGTGGCGCTCGATCGGCATTGCCGCGGGCGCCGGCTTCCTGCTTGGCGTTCTCAGCGCGCGCTAA
- a CDS encoding sigma-54-dependent transcriptional regulator, whose amino-acid sequence MPHVLIVDDDAGTREALSAIIGEDGLTTATAGDLREARIQLVRQMPDVVFTDLKLPDGSGVDLFEDLDPRSGVEVIVITGHATVESAVNALKMGATDYLVKPINMQRVKAILSRLPRAGDLKAEIGTLRGELRRMGRFGLMLGNSPAMQEVYDQIGRVAPTAASVMLMGESGTGKEVAAQTLHQLSLRRKHAFLAVNCGAISPNLIESEMFGHERGSFTGADRQHKGYFERANGGTLFLDEITEMPIELQVKLLRVLETGMFMRVGTTREIETDVRLIAATNRDPEQAVLEGKLRLDLYHRLNVFPISLPPLRERGKDVELLAQAFLDELNERHSTKKHFPPAVKDMLMSYPWPGNVRELKNYVQRAHIMSGADSDSTAAVPLQITLSKPAAGTAITIPFGTSLAEADRQLILATLEQCGGVKTRAAEILGISLKTLYNRLVEYGNDARDEGDVADESRALRGADV is encoded by the coding sequence ATGCCACACGTACTGATTGTCGATGACGATGCCGGTACCCGCGAGGCGCTTTCCGCCATCATCGGGGAAGACGGTCTGACGACCGCCACTGCGGGCGATTTGCGCGAAGCGCGCATTCAACTGGTCCGGCAGATGCCGGATGTCGTCTTTACCGACCTGAAGCTGCCCGACGGCAGTGGAGTCGATCTGTTTGAAGATCTCGATCCGCGCTCCGGCGTGGAGGTGATTGTGATTACTGGCCACGCCACGGTGGAGTCGGCGGTCAACGCGCTGAAGATGGGCGCCACCGACTACCTGGTGAAGCCGATCAACATGCAGCGCGTGAAGGCGATCCTGTCGCGCTTGCCGCGCGCCGGCGACCTGAAGGCGGAAATCGGCACCTTGCGCGGCGAGTTGCGCCGCATGGGCCGCTTCGGTTTGATGCTCGGCAATTCACCGGCCATGCAGGAGGTCTACGACCAGATCGGCCGCGTCGCACCGACGGCCGCCTCGGTCATGCTGATGGGCGAGTCGGGCACCGGCAAGGAAGTGGCCGCACAGACGCTGCATCAGCTCAGCTTGCGCCGCAAGCACGCGTTTCTCGCGGTGAACTGCGGCGCGATCTCGCCGAACCTGATCGAATCGGAAATGTTCGGCCACGAGCGTGGCTCGTTCACCGGCGCGGACCGCCAGCACAAAGGCTATTTCGAACGCGCGAACGGCGGCACCCTGTTCCTCGACGAAATCACCGAAATGCCGATCGAGTTGCAGGTGAAACTGCTGCGCGTGCTGGAAACCGGCATGTTCATGCGGGTTGGCACGACCCGGGAAATCGAAACGGACGTGCGCCTGATTGCGGCGACCAATCGCGATCCTGAGCAGGCGGTACTGGAAGGCAAGTTGCGGCTCGACCTGTACCACCGCCTGAACGTATTTCCGATCAGCCTGCCGCCGCTGCGCGAGCGGGGTAAGGACGTCGAGTTGCTCGCGCAGGCGTTCCTCGACGAGCTCAACGAGCGTCACAGCACGAAGAAGCATTTCCCGCCTGCAGTGAAGGACATGTTGATGTCATATCCGTGGCCGGGTAATGTGCGCGAGCTGAAGAACTATGTGCAGCGTGCGCACATCATGTCGGGTGCGGATTCGGATAGCACGGCAGCGGTGCCGCTGCAGATCACGTTGTCGAAGCCTGCCGCCGGCACGGCGATTACGATTCCGTTTGGCACCTCGCTTGCCGAAGCGGATCGGCAGTTGATTCTGGCTACGCTCGAGCAATGTGGCGGTGTGAAGACGCGGGCTGCTGAGATTCTTGGGATTAGTTTGAAGACGCTTTATAACCGTCTTGTTGAGTATGGCAATGATGCGCGCGATGAGGGTGATGTTGCTGATGAGTCGCGGGCTTTGAGGGGAGCGGATGTTTGA
- the otsA gene encoding alpha,alpha-trehalose-phosphate synthase (UDP-forming) — MSRLIVVSNRVAPTQEGRPAAGGLAIGVLDALKETGGVWFGWSGETVSEPSAPVIEKQGNVTYATVGLTKRDYDQYYRGFSNATLWPTFHYRNDLSRYDRQEYAGYQRVNATLAKQLKELLKPDDIIWVHDYHLLPFARCLRELGVKNPIGFFLHIPFPVSEVLRTIPPHEELVKAMCSYDVVGFQTEADRQSFVDFIERGLHGTSSEDGMVHAYNRFLKVAAYPIGIYPDAIAKAAEQFTDRKPVRSLRDGMRGRKLIMSVDRLDYSKGLVERFQAFERLLLNAPGWHGRVSLVQIAPPTRADVQTYQRIRQTLEGEAGRINGRFAQLDWTPIQYLNRKYERNLLMALFRQSQVGYVTPLRDGMNLVAKEYVASQDPADPGVLVLSQFAGAAEQLPGALVVNPFDLSQMAEALERALSMPLAERQARHADMMAPMRENNLSVWRDTFLGDLRNVATASSVTAKAVKLADVTASSS, encoded by the coding sequence ATGAGCAGACTGATCGTGGTATCGAATCGTGTGGCGCCGACCCAGGAAGGCCGCCCCGCAGCAGGGGGCCTCGCGATCGGCGTGCTGGACGCATTGAAGGAAACCGGCGGAGTCTGGTTCGGCTGGAGCGGTGAAACCGTGAGCGAGCCGTCCGCTCCGGTGATCGAAAAGCAGGGCAATGTGACGTACGCGACGGTGGGCCTTACCAAGCGCGACTATGACCAGTACTATCGCGGCTTTTCGAACGCGACACTGTGGCCGACATTCCATTATCGCAACGACCTGTCGCGCTACGACCGGCAGGAATACGCGGGCTATCAGCGCGTCAACGCGACGCTCGCCAAACAGCTCAAGGAGCTGCTCAAACCCGATGACATCATCTGGGTGCACGACTATCACCTGCTGCCGTTCGCGCGCTGTCTGCGCGAGCTCGGCGTGAAGAATCCGATCGGCTTTTTCCTGCATATCCCGTTTCCGGTTTCGGAAGTACTCCGCACGATTCCGCCGCACGAGGAATTGGTCAAGGCGATGTGCAGCTACGACGTGGTCGGTTTCCAGACCGAGGCGGACCGCCAGTCGTTCGTCGACTTTATCGAGCGCGGCTTGCACGGCACCTCGAGCGAAGACGGCATGGTGCACGCCTACAACCGTTTCCTTAAAGTGGCGGCGTACCCGATCGGTATCTATCCGGACGCAATCGCCAAGGCTGCCGAACAGTTCACCGACCGCAAGCCGGTGCGCAGCCTGCGTGACGGCATGCGCGGGCGCAAGCTGATCATGAGCGTCGACCGGCTCGATTATTCGAAGGGTCTGGTGGAGCGCTTCCAGGCTTTCGAACGTCTGCTGCTGAATGCCCCGGGTTGGCACGGGCGCGTATCGCTGGTGCAGATCGCGCCGCCGACGCGCGCGGATGTGCAGACGTATCAGCGCATTCGTCAGACGCTGGAGGGCGAAGCCGGCCGCATCAACGGCCGTTTCGCGCAACTCGACTGGACGCCGATCCAGTACCTGAACCGCAAGTACGAGCGCAATCTGCTGATGGCGCTGTTCCGTCAATCGCAGGTCGGCTATGTGACGCCGCTGCGCGATGGCATGAACCTCGTCGCGAAGGAGTACGTTGCATCGCAGGATCCGGCCGATCCGGGCGTACTCGTGTTGTCGCAATTTGCCGGTGCGGCCGAGCAATTACCAGGGGCGCTCGTCGTCAATCCCTTCGATCTGTCGCAGATGGCCGAGGCGCTGGAGCGCGCACTGTCGATGCCGCTCGCCGAGCGTCAAGCGCGCCATGCGGACATGATGGCGCCGATGCGCGAGAACAATCTGTCGGTCTGGCGCGATACGTTCCTGGGCGATCTGCGCAACGTCGCGACCGCCTCGTCGGTGACGGCCAAAGCGGTAAAGCTCGCTGACGTGACGGCATCGTCGTCGTAG
- a CDS encoding MFS transporter: MHAQPLRKDSSMPAGAPSATPLAAGTPLADSTEQGLPIPQRYWAMLVIALALTLAVLDSAIANVALPTIARNLHASAAGSIWVVNAYQLAITISLLPLASLGDRIGYRRIYLAGLILFTVASFGCALSTSLPTLALARVVQGFGAAGIMSVNTALVRMIYPPTQLGRGVAINAMVVAVSSALGPTVASGVLAVASWPWLFAINVPIGIAAIVGGFKALPMNPGHDSPYDYLSAVMNAFVFGLLIFAVDGLGHGERFGWVAAEALGAVVIGYFFVRRQLTQPAPLLPIDLLRIPVFALSIGTSVCSFCAQMLAFVSLPFLLQDALGFSQVETGLLITPWPAVIIIAAPIAGVLSDKVSSGWLGGVGLAAMTVGLLLLATLGAHPEPMQIAWRMALCGAGFGIFQSPNNRTMLSAAPRERSGGASGMLGTARLTGQTLGAALVALIFGIAPQHGPTIVLYVAACFSAVAAVVSTLRVINSST, translated from the coding sequence ATGCACGCACAACCATTGCGCAAGGACAGTTCGATGCCGGCCGGTGCCCCCTCGGCTACCCCACTCGCCGCCGGCACGCCGCTCGCAGACAGCACCGAACAAGGCCTGCCGATTCCGCAACGCTACTGGGCGATGCTGGTTATCGCGCTCGCCCTCACGCTGGCGGTGCTCGACAGCGCGATCGCCAACGTGGCGCTGCCGACCATCGCGCGCAATCTGCATGCGAGCGCAGCCGGCTCGATCTGGGTCGTCAACGCGTACCAGCTCGCCATCACCATTTCACTGCTGCCGCTCGCGTCGCTCGGCGATCGCATCGGCTACCGGCGCATCTATCTGGCCGGGCTGATCCTGTTCACCGTGGCGTCGTTCGGTTGCGCGTTGTCCACCTCGCTGCCGACGCTCGCGCTCGCCCGCGTCGTTCAGGGCTTCGGCGCGGCGGGCATCATGAGCGTGAACACCGCGCTCGTGCGCATGATCTATCCGCCCACGCAGCTTGGGCGCGGCGTTGCAATCAACGCGATGGTCGTTGCGGTGTCATCCGCGCTCGGGCCGACGGTCGCCTCCGGCGTACTCGCCGTAGCCTCGTGGCCGTGGCTGTTCGCGATCAATGTGCCGATCGGGATCGCGGCGATTGTCGGCGGCTTCAAGGCACTGCCGATGAATCCCGGCCACGACTCTCCGTACGACTATCTGAGCGCGGTAATGAACGCGTTCGTGTTCGGCCTGCTGATCTTCGCCGTCGACGGCCTCGGTCATGGCGAGCGCTTCGGCTGGGTCGCCGCAGAAGCACTCGGCGCCGTTGTGATCGGCTACTTCTTCGTGCGCCGTCAATTGACCCAGCCCGCGCCCTTGCTGCCGATCGATTTGCTGCGGATTCCAGTGTTCGCCCTCTCGATCGGCACCTCGGTCTGTTCGTTCTGCGCGCAGATGCTGGCCTTCGTGTCGTTGCCGTTTCTGTTGCAGGACGCGCTCGGTTTCTCGCAGGTAGAGACCGGTTTGCTGATAACGCCGTGGCCGGCGGTGATCATCATCGCCGCGCCGATTGCCGGCGTGCTGTCGGACAAGGTGTCGTCAGGCTGGCTGGGCGGTGTCGGACTCGCTGCGATGACCGTGGGCCTGCTGCTGCTCGCCACCCTCGGCGCGCATCCCGAGCCCATGCAGATCGCATGGCGCATGGCGCTGTGCGGTGCGGGCTTCGGGATCTTCCAGTCGCCGAACAACCGGACCATGTTGTCCGCCGCGCCGCGTGAGCGCAGCGGCGGCGCGAGCGGCATGCTCGGCACCGCGCGCCTGACCGGACAGACGCTCGGCGCCGCGCTGGTCGCGCTGATCTTCGGCATCGCGCCGCAGCATGGGCCGACTATCGTGCTGTATGTGGCCGCGTGCTTTTCAGCGGTCGCCGCCGTGGTCAGCACGTTGCGCGTGATAAACAGTTCGACGTGA
- a CDS encoding YbhB/YbcL family Raf kinase inhibitor-like protein: MADFRLWSDDFPTNGFMPKAHEYHDKAFGVDGENISPSLQWDAPPADTQSFALTVHDPDAPTGSGFWHWVVVNIPADARSLPRNAGKADGSLLPPGALQVRNDYGTVGFGGAAPPRGDRTHRYIFRLHALKVPHLPINADTTNAVARFMTHLNELDSTTHTGLYELK, encoded by the coding sequence ATGGCTGATTTCCGTCTCTGGTCCGACGATTTCCCCACCAATGGCTTTATGCCGAAAGCCCACGAATACCACGACAAGGCCTTCGGTGTAGACGGCGAGAATATCTCGCCCTCATTGCAATGGGATGCGCCACCGGCCGACACCCAAAGCTTCGCGCTCACCGTTCACGATCCCGACGCGCCCACCGGCAGCGGCTTCTGGCACTGGGTTGTCGTCAACATTCCGGCTGACGCCCGCTCACTGCCGCGCAACGCCGGCAAGGCCGATGGCTCGCTGCTGCCGCCAGGCGCGCTGCAGGTGCGCAACGACTACGGCACGGTCGGCTTCGGCGGCGCAGCGCCCCCGCGTGGCGACAGGACGCATCGCTACATCTTCCGCCTGCATGCGCTGAAGGTGCCGCACCTGCCGATCAACGCGGACACCACCAATGCGGTCGCGCGTTTCATGACGCATCTTAACGAGCTCGACTCCACCACCCACACCGGCCTGTACGAGCTCAAATAA